Within Epilithonimonas zeae, the genomic segment CGAATTGTATTTTTCTTCGAAGATGGAACTTTTGAAACTTATGAGAATTAAGTATTATGTTAAATAGAGAATTTACAAATTCTAAATCTATAATATTCTAAATAGCATAAGCCGCTTTATTTTCAAAAACATTCATTCCGGTCATGCGATCTTGTTTATAAATAATCTCGACTGAAAAACATGAGATCTCGTACAGTACAAATTTCAATTCATTAATAGTACGTTGCTCTTTGATATGACCTTCTTTTTTAGCCATCTCAATTTGCTGATAATCCGGAAGATTTTTAAAATCGTAGAAAGATATTGTCATAACATTTTTTATTTAATAGTTCTTACGTTTGACTATACAATTTGTTTACCAAAATCTATTTATAATTTTAAATTTAGCATGAGAGTTAAAAAATCTTGATAATATCACAATTAATTTAGCATTAATTTCGTACTCCATATGAATCATGATTTTAAATGTAAAATTTGATTTGATGAATGTAAAATTTTAACTTGCAATATTATTGATAGCTTTGAAAAAAATACTATAAATAGCTACAGTAATTTCTGTCATGAAGTTTAAACTTATCTTTTTATTTTTTTTGATTTCGAATTTCTTTTGTTCTCAAAGTTCTAATGAACTTCTGAAAATACTGACCAAAGAAATCAGTCAGAAGAAAAGGTACAGTGATAAAAAAGAAGCAGCTATTGAAGATTTAAAGAGAAACAAATCGCAGAATCCAAATCAGGAATATAGTAATAATGAAAATATTTACAGATTGTACAAGCAATATCAGATTGATTCTGCCGTGCATTATGTAAAGAAAAATATGGTGATTTCGGAACAGCTTAACAATCCGAAAATGATAGCTGAATCGAGTCTTCAACTGGCACATCTCTACTCGACTTTAGGGAAATACAAAGAGTCTGAAAATCTTTTGAAAAGTATTAATAAAAACACTTTAGACAACGATACCAAAGCCAATTATTACGATACTTACAGCAAATTTTATGAACACTATACCACCAATATTAATGATGTCAACGGTATAAAAAATATTGAACTGTACCGTGACTCACTTTTGATGGTGCTTCCCAAATCTACTGTTCAATATAAAATTAATCTTTCACAAAAATATATTCACGAAGGAAACCTCGATAACGCTGAAAAACTTCTGCATAATCTGATTAATGAAGCCAAGAAAAAAAATCTCGATTATGCGATGTCGGCTTATCTTTTGGGGGATGTTTACAAACTGAAAAATAAGAAGGACGACGAGCTGAAATATTATCTTATATCAGCGATTACCGACACCCAAAATGCGATTAAAGACAATGCTTCTTACCAAAATTTAGCAATGATCTTTTATCATAATGGAGACATTGATAAAGCCTATCTTTTTACAAAGTCTGCGATTGAGGACGCTATTTTTTGTAATGTAAAATTCAGGACTCTGAATATTTCTGAAATGTATTCCATCATCAATAAAGCCTATGTTGATAAAGAAACGAAATCAAAAAGTCAGCTGGAATTATATTTAATTTTCATCAGTTTGCTTTCTGCGATTCTTGCCGGATTGATTATTTACATTTACCGTCAGATGAAAAAGGTTACCCGCATCAAAGAGCAGCTTTCAAAAACGACGGAACAACTCGAACTATCCAATTCTGAAATTACAAAAACCAACGAAAAACTACAGCTTCTCAATCAGCAATTATCAGAATCAAACCAAATTAAAGAAGAATATATCGCCTATTTTTTTGATACTTGCTCGGCTTACATTAATAAACTGGAAGATTACCGAAAAAATTTAAATAAAAAAGCCAAAGACAATCAGCTTGATGAACTGTTCAAAACCTTACGTTCAAATACTTTGATTGAAAATGAGCTGGAGGAATTGTACCGAAATTTCGACCAGATTTTCCTGAATCTTTATCCAAGCTTCGTCACCGATTTTAATTCTTTATTAATTCCTGAAGAAAAAATTGTCTTGAAAAAAGGCGAACTTCTGAACACCGAACTGAGGATTTTTGCCCTCATCAGATTAGGAATTACCGACAGCGTAAAAATTGCAGCCTTCCTTAGATATTCTTTAAGCACGATTTACAATTACAGAACCAAGACCAGAAATAAGGCCGCTGAGTCCAGAGATTTGTTCGAAAACAGGGTGGCAAACATCGGGGAAATCGCTTCAAAATAACTCGATTTTTTATATTTCCGCTACATTTTTTGTCTTATTTAAAATTATAAATAATTAATTTTCAGATACTTAATTTTAAAAACCACTACTTTTTAGCTTTCCGATCCAAATCCGCTTCTATTAAATTTTAGTTTTGCCTTAAACGGTTCAATTAACATTTAATTTAAATTATTTTAATAATGAAAAGGATGGTTATCGCAGCTTGTATGGCGGCAAGTATTTCTCAAATCGATGCGCAGACAGTTGCTCAATATGAAAAGGTAAAAATGGATAAATTCATCACGGAACTGATGAGCAAAATGACGGTTGAGGAAAAAATCGGTCAGCTCAATTTTCCGGGCGGTGGAGATGTCACGACAGGTCAGGCAAAAAACAGCAACATCGCAGATAAAGTAAGAAAGGGAAATGTTGGAGCAATCCTAAATCTTAAAGGTGTCGAAAAAATTAAAGAAATCCAGAAAGTTGCGGTTGAAGAAAGCCGCCTGAAAATTCCTCTGTTTTTTGCGTTGGATGTAATTCACGGTTACGAAACAGGATTTCCAATTCCATTGGGTTTAGCTGCAACGTGGAATCCAAAGATGATTGAACAATCAGCAAGAATTGCTGCGAAAGAAGTGAGCGCAGATGGAATCAGTCTAACTTTCAGTCCGATGGTTGATGTTTCGAGAGATCCACGTTGGGGAAGAGTTTCTGAAGGAAATGGTGAAGACCCGTATTTGGGCGGTGAGATTGCAAAAGCTTTGGTAAAAGGTTATCAGGGAGACAATACCTATAAAACCAATTCCCAGATTATGGCGAATGTGAAACATTACGCTTTATATGGAGCGAGTGAAGCCGGAAGAGATTACAACACGGTGGATATGAGCCGCCAAAGAATGTTCAACGAATATATGTATCCTTACAAAGCCGCTGTAGATGCGGGAGTTGGAAGTGTGATGACTTCATTCAATGATATCGACGGACTGCCTGCTTCTGCCAACAAATGGCTTTTGGATGATGTCCTGAGAAAACAGTGGGGATTTACAGGCTTCATTATGACCGATTACACGGGAGTGAGCGAAATGGTTGACCACGGAATTGGCGATCTGCAAACCGTTTCTGCAAGAGCTTTAAAAGCCGGAGTTGATTTGGATATGGTTAGTGAAAGTTATTTGGCTACTCTGAAAAAGTCTCTTGACGAAGGAAAAATAACGGTTGCCGATATCGATAAATCTTGCCGTTACATTTTGGAAGCTAAATATAAAATGGGCTTGTTCAAAGACCCATATAAATATATTGATGTAAAAAGACCTGCGAAGGATATTTACACCAAAGAAAACAGAGAATTCGCCAGAAAAATTGCGGCTGAAAGTTTTGTTTTGCTTAAAAACGAGAATGTTTTACCATTAAAAAAGCAAGGAACCATCGGAGTTGTTGGTCCATTAGCCAATACAAGGTCGAATATGCCCGGAACCTGGAGCGTTTCTGTTGATTTGAAAAAACCGTCGACTTTGGTAGAGGGAATTCAGTCTGTTGCAGGAAAAAATGCAAAAGTTCTTTATGCAAAAGGAAGTCATTTGACCGCTGACCCAGAACTGGAGAAAAGAGCAACAATGTTCGAGCGTGGATTAGGTAGAGAAAACGAAAAACGCAGCGATGAAGAAATGATTAAGGAAGCGCTTGAAGTGGCTTCAAAATCGGATGTGATTGTGGCTGCTTTAGGAGAATCTTCGGAATTCAGTGGAGAATCGAGCAGCAGAACAGACCTAAATATTCCGGATGTTCAGCAGAAATTATTGGCGGAATTATTAAAAACCGGAAAACCTGTTGTTTTGGTTGTTTTTAACGGAAGACCTTTAACCTTAAACTGGGAACAGAAAAACGTTCCAGCCATTCTGAATGTTTGGTTTGGAGGTTCTGAAGCTGGTCCTGCGATTGCAGATGTTTTATTTGGAGATGTAAATCCAAGTGGAAAATTACCGATGACTTTCCCGCAAAATGTTGGTCAAATTCCGATTTATTACAATCATAAAAATACAGGAAGGCCTTTGGCAGAAGGAAAATGGTTTGAAAAATTCAGGTCAAATTATATTGATGTGAGCAATGACCCACTTTACCCTTTCGGATATGGTTTGAGTTACACCAAGTTTGACTACGGAAATATTAAATTAAGCTCAAACCAGTTAAACCAAAACGGACAAATCTCAGCAAGTGTAGAGGTTACCAATAAAGGTTCTCTGGAAGGTCAGGAAGTTGTGCAATTGTACATTCGTGATATCGTAGGAAGTATTACCCGTCCCGTAAAAGAACTGAAAGGTTTTGAGAAAATTTCTTTAAAACCAGGCGAAACGAAAACTGTTACTTTCAAAATCACTCCTGAACTATTGAAATTCTACAATTATGATTTGGAGTATGTTGTCGAACCGGGAGATTTTGATCTGATGATCGGAACCAACAGTAAGGATGTGAAAACTGTTAAGTTTAGTTTGAAATAATTATTAGTAGCAATCTGTAGTGATACATTTTGGATACTTCTATTTATAATTAATTTTTGTTAAAAGTAAAGAGAGTCAGATTCTGGCTCTCTTTATTGATTTTTATAAATTGAAATAAAAAAGCCTCTTTTAAAGAGGCTTTTGTGGTCCCACCTGGACTACTTTACGATGAACGTAAAATCCTTTTATTCAGTAATTTACTTCAAAATAAAAATTAAAAGTAGACAGTATGGTATACACTTTTTACCATGTTATTACTTTATATTTTTTTCGATTAACAAATTTAGTTATTTTGTATCAAAAAATGAAATGAAAAACATTATTGAAAATTTTACGTTCGCTAAATTATTTTATGATGCATTTACGTTAAAGATGCCTTTGCACAATTTCCCTGCCAGCTTACAGAACTTAATAAGTTTAGATATATTGGATTTAGTTTCATGTGATAGAGATGTAATGATTAATAATTGTCAGATATGGAAAGATGAAGCATTTCGTAACATTGAAAGGATTGGAAAATTAGGAAGTACAAAAACTGAAAAAAAGTTATTAATTCTTGAATCTAATACAATGCAAGATTCGACCTTTGTCAAAGCTTTAAAATTGTTTAATGAAAGAAATTTTTATATTCTTTCCAGTTTCATAAAAAATATTCCATACGAAAACAATCATTTACTTATAAAAACTCAGATGTTATTGTCTGCATATATAGGAATCAATCTCACCCTTCCGCAAGAGAAATGCAATAATAATTATGTTATTAATTCCGAAGACCAATTGGAATTGAATCCAAATAGTAATACTCTAATAATCCAAGAAAAATATTTGCAATCATTTATTGATTCTCTTAGCATTTATGCTTTTGATATTGAATCAAAAAATAAGTTAAAATCACTTCTGACAAGGCAAGCGATTCATACAGATATTAAATTTTCCTGCCCCGCTAACTCCGTTATAAATTTTTTTAAGCGGATGATTGATATAGAAGTTATCGTAAGTAATAAGGAAGTTGCGGGAAAATTTATCCAAACACATTTTTTATTTGGCAAAAAGGATAATTTTAAGCACACTTCAAATAATAATATAATTAATTATCTTAAAAGATCAAGTTCTCCTGCTGTCTTATCACCAATAGTTCTCATTGAAAAATGTTAAAAGTTGCTAATTTTTATTACACTATAATTACATAAAGCTGTAGTGTATTTTCCGTGTAGTGCCAATACTGCGAAATTTGCAGTATAAAATCAAAAAATATGGAAAAAATAGAATTATTTACTTTAGATGAAGTTGCTTCTATGTTAAAGAAGAAACGCACTACAATCTACAATTATAGAAAGAGCGGTAAGTTGAAGGCATTTGGTATGTCTGGTAAAAGTCCGTTATTTAGGTTTAAAGATATTGAAAATTTTATAACTAACTCTTTAAAGTTTAATTAATATGATTGACAATATCGACTATAAACTTAATTGCAAAGATTGTGCACTGGAATATATTACGCAAACAGGTGGTTATATTCAATCAAATTGGGTTTT encodes:
- a CDS encoding helix-turn-helix domain-containing protein, translated to MEKIELFTLDEVASMLKKKRTTIYNYRKSGKLKAFGMSGKSPLFRFKDIENFITNSLKFN
- the bglX gene encoding beta-glucosidase BglX, encoding MKRMVIAACMAASISQIDAQTVAQYEKVKMDKFITELMSKMTVEEKIGQLNFPGGGDVTTGQAKNSNIADKVRKGNVGAILNLKGVEKIKEIQKVAVEESRLKIPLFFALDVIHGYETGFPIPLGLAATWNPKMIEQSARIAAKEVSADGISLTFSPMVDVSRDPRWGRVSEGNGEDPYLGGEIAKALVKGYQGDNTYKTNSQIMANVKHYALYGASEAGRDYNTVDMSRQRMFNEYMYPYKAAVDAGVGSVMTSFNDIDGLPASANKWLLDDVLRKQWGFTGFIMTDYTGVSEMVDHGIGDLQTVSARALKAGVDLDMVSESYLATLKKSLDEGKITVADIDKSCRYILEAKYKMGLFKDPYKYIDVKRPAKDIYTKENREFARKIAAESFVLLKNENVLPLKKQGTIGVVGPLANTRSNMPGTWSVSVDLKKPSTLVEGIQSVAGKNAKVLYAKGSHLTADPELEKRATMFERGLGRENEKRSDEEMIKEALEVASKSDVIVAALGESSEFSGESSSRTDLNIPDVQQKLLAELLKTGKPVVLVVFNGRPLTLNWEQKNVPAILNVWFGGSEAGPAIADVLFGDVNPSGKLPMTFPQNVGQIPIYYNHKNTGRPLAEGKWFEKFRSNYIDVSNDPLYPFGYGLSYTKFDYGNIKLSSNQLNQNGQISASVEVTNKGSLEGQEVVQLYIRDIVGSITRPVKELKGFEKISLKPGETKTVTFKITPELLKFYNYDLEYVVEPGDFDLMIGTNSKDVKTVKFSLK
- a CDS encoding DUF6377 domain-containing protein, whose amino-acid sequence is MKFKLIFLFFLISNFFCSQSSNELLKILTKEISQKKRYSDKKEAAIEDLKRNKSQNPNQEYSNNENIYRLYKQYQIDSAVHYVKKNMVISEQLNNPKMIAESSLQLAHLYSTLGKYKESENLLKSINKNTLDNDTKANYYDTYSKFYEHYTTNINDVNGIKNIELYRDSLLMVLPKSTVQYKINLSQKYIHEGNLDNAEKLLHNLINEAKKKNLDYAMSAYLLGDVYKLKNKKDDELKYYLISAITDTQNAIKDNASYQNLAMIFYHNGDIDKAYLFTKSAIEDAIFCNVKFRTLNISEMYSIINKAYVDKETKSKSQLELYLIFISLLSAILAGLIIYIYRQMKKVTRIKEQLSKTTEQLELSNSEITKTNEKLQLLNQQLSESNQIKEEYIAYFFDTCSAYINKLEDYRKNLNKKAKDNQLDELFKTLRSNTLIENELEELYRNFDQIFLNLYPSFVTDFNSLLIPEEKIVLKKGELLNTELRIFALIRLGITDSVKIAAFLRYSLSTIYNYRTKTRNKAAESRDLFENRVANIGEIASK